AGACACAAATGAAGTATTAGACTTCTTATTTTCAGAATTTCCTAATTGCTTCAAGCAAAAGGATGGGATTAAGCCACTAAAGGTCGGTATTTTTAAAGATATCGCTGAACGAATTGAGGGCTCTGATAAAGTCAGTAAAACTCAAGTACGTCAAGCACTTCGTAAATACACTTCAAACTGGCGTTATCTCGAAGCAGTTACCAAGAACGAATTTCGCGTAGACCTAGACGGCAATCAAGCAGAAAAGGTTGAGCAAGAGCACGTTGAACACGCAGAAAAAGCATTGGCTGAGAGTCGTGCAAAAATGGCTAAGCGCAAAAAGCCACAGCGTCCAAACAATCGCGAT
This genomic interval from Pseudoalteromonas galatheae contains the following:
- the proQ gene encoding RNA chaperone ProQ, giving the protein METTNKLKDTNEVLDFLFSEFPNCFKQKDGIKPLKVGIFKDIAERIEGSDKVSKTQVRQALRKYTSNWRYLEAVTKNEFRVDLDGNQAEKVEQEHVEHAEKALAESRAKMAKRKKPQRPNNRDGETKSYKKKPYSRDRQDQKRPKMSNKPAEVKPKRSGKVEPLPAEQVKVNNKVKVKLGQALVNATITEVKNDEVHVELVTGMQVKTKADSLYIQ